A region from the Microcella frigidaquae genome encodes:
- the ruvB gene encoding Holliday junction branch migration DNA helicase RuvB — protein sequence MSDEVRRVTPESDAELAFEGALRPQSLGEFVGQHKVRRQLQLLLEAAALQSRTPDHILLAGPPGLGKTTLAMIVAHEGQRPLRMTSGPAIQHAGDLAAVLSSLVPGEVLFIDEIHRMARSAEEMLYLAMEDFRVDIMVGKGAGATSIPLELAPFTLVGATTRAGLLPNPLRDRFGFTAHLEFYEPEELHQVLVRAARLLTLAIDDDALGEIARRSRGTPRIANRLLRRVRDYALVHGGAADRTAVRAALELYDVDEQGLDRLDRAVLSAVVERFDGGPVGLSTLAVSVGEEAETIEAVVEPFLVRSGLLSRTPRGRVATVRAWQHLGLAPRTTVGDDL from the coding sequence GTGAGCGACGAGGTGCGGCGCGTCACCCCCGAATCGGATGCGGAGCTCGCCTTCGAGGGAGCCCTCCGGCCGCAGAGCCTCGGCGAGTTCGTCGGCCAGCACAAGGTGCGCCGGCAGCTCCAGCTGCTCCTCGAGGCCGCGGCGCTGCAGAGCCGCACTCCCGACCACATCCTGCTGGCGGGCCCGCCCGGACTCGGCAAGACGACGCTCGCGATGATCGTCGCCCACGAGGGTCAGCGACCGCTACGGATGACAAGCGGTCCGGCCATCCAGCACGCGGGGGATCTTGCCGCCGTGCTGTCGTCGCTGGTTCCCGGCGAGGTGCTGTTCATCGACGAGATCCACCGCATGGCCCGCTCGGCCGAGGAGATGCTCTACCTCGCGATGGAGGACTTCCGCGTCGACATCATGGTCGGCAAGGGGGCGGGGGCGACGAGCATCCCGCTCGAGCTCGCGCCGTTCACCCTCGTCGGCGCGACGACACGGGCCGGGCTCCTGCCCAATCCGCTGCGCGACCGGTTCGGCTTCACGGCGCACCTCGAGTTCTACGAGCCGGAGGAGCTGCACCAGGTGCTCGTCCGCGCCGCGCGCCTGCTCACGCTCGCGATCGATGACGACGCCCTCGGCGAGATCGCCCGCCGTTCGCGCGGCACGCCCCGCATCGCCAACCGCCTTCTGCGCCGAGTGCGCGACTATGCGCTCGTGCACGGGGGAGCCGCCGACCGCACCGCCGTTCGCGCGGCCCTCGAGCTGTACGACGTCGACGAGCAGGGTCTCGACCGCCTCGACCGCGCCGTGCTCTCCGCAGTGGTGGAGCGCTTCGACGGGGGCCCGGTCGGACTCTCCACCCTCGCCGTGTCGGTGGGGGAGGAGGCCGAGACCATCGAGGCGGTGGTCGAGCCGTTCCTCGTGCGCTCGGGCCTGCTGTCGCGGACGCCGCGCGGGCGGGTCGCGACGGTGCGCGCCTGGCAGCACCTCGGCCTCGCGCCCCGGACGACCGTGGGCGATGACCTATAG
- the secD gene encoding protein translocase subunit SecD, whose translation MVRSTPERKAIRSLVWLLVIIIALIAANGASVLFNNGQWTPKLALDLEGGTQITLSPQLSSGETVTPEQLERAVAIIRQRVDASGVSEAEITTQGNENIVVSIPGEPDEATRERIQSSAKLEFRPVLIADLPSASSVGEDDGTDPSTDPSASPSADPSASPSAEPSVDPSAAPAPSASPTDASDLAWITPELQEQFDAFDCATLAQVGANVAPVDEPLITCEQDGSIKYILGPVEVAGERIGDARAGLISSQTGVTTNEWGVFIEFDADGTAQFRAVTERLITLTGVQNQFAIVLDGAVISAPRTLSAITDGRPQISGNFTEESALTLADQLKFGALPIGFEIQSSENISATLGVSQLQSGIIAGIIGLILVGLYSFLQYRALGGVVLASLVVSAIITYLIITYLSNQQGFRLSLAGVAGLVISIGVIADSFIVYFERIRDELRDGRRVDGAVEAGWKRAWRTILISDMINFIAAIVLFILAVGNVRGFAFTLGITTIVDIIVVALFTHPMMQLLARTQFFGGGHPLSGLDPKALGAVYRGRAQFRAPVGVTSTKVASSSREAQRRQTIAERKAAEAAGEGKDER comes from the coding sequence GTGGTCAGAAGCACCCCCGAGCGCAAGGCCATCCGCTCCCTCGTCTGGCTGCTCGTCATCATCATCGCCCTCATCGCGGCGAACGGTGCGAGCGTGCTGTTCAACAACGGGCAGTGGACGCCCAAGCTCGCCCTCGACCTCGAGGGCGGCACCCAGATCACGCTCAGCCCCCAGCTCTCGAGCGGCGAGACGGTGACCCCCGAGCAGCTCGAGCGCGCGGTGGCGATCATCCGTCAGCGCGTCGACGCCTCGGGTGTCAGCGAGGCCGAGATCACCACTCAGGGCAATGAGAACATCGTCGTGTCGATCCCGGGCGAGCCCGATGAGGCGACCCGAGAGCGCATCCAGAGCTCGGCCAAGCTCGAGTTCCGCCCGGTGCTGATCGCCGACCTGCCCTCGGCCTCGTCGGTCGGCGAGGACGACGGCACCGACCCCTCCACGGATCCCAGTGCCTCGCCGAGCGCCGATCCCTCGGCCTCACCCAGTGCGGAGCCCTCCGTCGATCCGAGCGCGGCACCTGCGCCGAGTGCCTCGCCCACCGACGCGAGCGACCTGGCATGGATCACGCCCGAGCTGCAGGAGCAGTTCGACGCCTTCGACTGCGCCACCCTCGCCCAGGTTGGCGCCAACGTCGCCCCCGTCGACGAGCCCCTCATCACCTGCGAGCAGGACGGCTCGATCAAGTACATCCTCGGCCCGGTCGAGGTCGCGGGCGAGCGCATCGGGGATGCCCGCGCCGGCCTCATCTCGTCGCAGACCGGTGTCACCACCAACGAGTGGGGCGTGTTCATCGAGTTCGACGCGGACGGCACCGCGCAGTTCCGCGCCGTCACCGAGCGGCTCATCACGCTGACCGGCGTGCAGAACCAGTTCGCGATCGTGCTCGACGGCGCTGTCATCAGTGCCCCGCGCACCCTCAGCGCGATCACGGACGGCCGCCCGCAGATCAGCGGCAACTTCACCGAGGAGAGCGCCCTCACGCTCGCCGATCAGCTGAAGTTCGGTGCCCTCCCGATCGGTTTCGAGATCCAGTCGAGTGAGAACATCAGCGCCACGCTCGGTGTCTCGCAGCTGCAGAGCGGCATCATCGCCGGCATCATCGGGCTGATCCTCGTCGGGCTCTACTCGTTCCTGCAGTACCGCGCTCTCGGCGGCGTGGTGCTCGCCTCGCTGGTCGTCTCGGCGATCATCACCTACCTGATCATCACCTACCTCTCGAACCAGCAGGGCTTCCGCCTCTCGCTCGCGGGCGTCGCCGGTCTGGTGATCTCGATCGGCGTCATCGCGGACTCGTTCATCGTCTACTTCGAGCGCATCCGCGACGAGCTGCGCGACGGTCGTCGTGTCGACGGTGCTGTGGAGGCGGGCTGGAAGCGCGCCTGGCGCACGATCCTCATCAGCGACATGATCAACTTCATCGCCGCGATCGTGCTGTTCATCCTCGCGGTCGGCAACGTGCGCGGCTTCGCCTTCACGCTCGGAATCACGACGATCGTCGACATCATCGTCGTCGCCCTGTTCACCCACCCGATGATGCAGCTGCTGGCCCGCACGCAGTTCTTCGGCGGTGGCCACCCGCTGAGCGGGCTCGACCCGAAGGCGCTCGGCGCCGTCTACCGTGGCCGTGCCCAGTTCCGGGCTCCCGTGGGTGTGACCAGCACGAAGGTCGCGAGCAGCAGCCGCGAGGCCCAGCGTCGCCAGACGATCGCAGAGCGCAAGGCCGCCGAGGCGGCTGGCGAAGGGAAGGACGAGCGATGA
- the secF gene encoding protein translocase subunit SecF, with the protein MSRLTQFGNDLYTGERSFDFVGRRRTWYVIAAVFVILAIGLTALRGGFVFGIEFRGGSEFRVQSTSVVEQGTAAATALADEAVSAVVPGANPRVSIVGGDSVRVQTEQLTPAQTDDVRAALAEAYGVPVSDVSASFIGASWGADITRQALIALVVFLLLASLVLAIYFRTWKMSVAALIALFHDLVVTAGVYGVFGLEITPAAVIGFLTILGYSLYDTVVVFDKVRENTSEDGVESRRTFAQSVNLAVNQTLVRSINTSIVAVLPTASILLIGSVLLGAGTLRDIALALTVGTIVGTYSSIFLAAPLYVHLRQNEPELKKQGSRPRVARTESGAVR; encoded by the coding sequence ATGAGCAGGCTCACCCAGTTCGGCAACGACCTCTACACCGGCGAGCGCTCGTTCGACTTCGTCGGGCGCCGTCGAACCTGGTACGTGATCGCCGCCGTCTTCGTCATCCTCGCGATCGGCCTCACCGCCCTGCGCGGGGGCTTCGTCTTCGGCATCGAGTTCCGCGGCGGCTCGGAGTTCCGCGTGCAGAGCACCTCCGTCGTCGAGCAGGGAACCGCAGCGGCGACGGCGCTCGCGGACGAGGCCGTCTCGGCGGTCGTTCCGGGCGCCAACCCGCGCGTGTCGATCGTCGGCGGCGACTCGGTGCGCGTCCAGACCGAGCAGCTGACGCCCGCCCAGACCGATGACGTGCGGGCCGCGCTCGCGGAGGCCTACGGCGTGCCCGTCTCCGACGTCAGCGCCTCGTTCATCGGCGCGAGCTGGGGGGCGGACATCACCCGGCAGGCGCTCATCGCGCTCGTCGTGTTCCTCCTGCTCGCGAGCCTCGTCCTGGCCATCTACTTCCGCACCTGGAAGATGTCGGTCGCCGCGCTCATCGCCCTGTTCCACGACCTCGTGGTGACGGCCGGCGTCTACGGCGTGTTCGGGCTCGAGATCACCCCGGCGGCGGTCATTGGGTTCCTGACGATCCTCGGCTACTCGCTCTACGACACGGTGGTCGTGTTCGACAAGGTGCGCGAGAACACCAGCGAAGACGGCGTGGAGTCGCGTCGCACCTTCGCCCAGTCGGTCAACCTCGCGGTCAACCAGACCCTCGTGCGCTCGATCAACACCTCGATCGTCGCGGTGCTGCCGACCGCCTCGATCCTCCTCATCGGGTCGGTGCTCCTCGGCGCGGGAACGCTGCGCGACATCGCGCTCGCCCTCACCGTCGGCACGATCGTGGGCACCTACTCGTCGATCTTCCTCGCGGCGCCGCTCTACGTGCACCTGCGGCAGAACGAGCCGGAGCTCAAGAAGCAGGGCTCGCGCCCGCGGGTCGCGCGCACCGAGTCGGGCGCGGTGCGCTGA
- the ruvA gene encoding Holliday junction branch migration protein RuvA, with protein sequence MIASLRGPVIALTSGRAVIDVAGVGYLVTLTERHARALRIGDTVLVHTALVVREDDMSLFGFADETELAIFDLLRTVSGVGPKSALGVLGAMTPESIARAIADDDDAPFRAVSGIGPKTAKLIVVSLAGKLVAPAAGAAPRDEQSVVGGAADTITALVAALSGLGWPERVALEAATTVVEGDPDAASAGLPVLLRRALSILGPARRADEAGDRA encoded by the coding sequence GTGATCGCGAGCCTCCGCGGACCCGTCATCGCCCTCACGAGCGGACGGGCCGTCATCGACGTCGCCGGCGTCGGCTACCTCGTGACCCTCACCGAGCGGCACGCCCGCGCGCTGCGCATCGGCGACACCGTTCTCGTACACACCGCGCTCGTCGTCCGCGAGGACGACATGAGCCTGTTCGGCTTCGCCGACGAGACCGAGCTCGCGATCTTCGACCTGCTGCGCACCGTTTCGGGGGTCGGCCCCAAGTCGGCGCTCGGCGTGCTCGGCGCGATGACGCCCGAGAGCATCGCTCGCGCGATCGCCGATGACGATGACGCGCCGTTCCGGGCCGTCAGCGGCATCGGCCCGAAGACGGCGAAGCTCATCGTGGTGTCCCTCGCGGGCAAGCTCGTCGCCCCGGCCGCCGGTGCCGCCCCTCGCGACGAGCAATCCGTCGTCGGCGGTGCCGCCGACACCATCACGGCGCTCGTGGCGGCGCTGAGCGGGCTCGGCTGGCCCGAGCGCGTCGCGCTCGAGGCGGCGACGACCGTGGTCGAGGGCGACCCCGACGCCGCGAGCGCGGGGCTCCCGGTGTTGCTGCGGCGGGCGCTGAGCATCCTGGGCCCCGCCCGCCGCGCCGATGAGGCGGGTGATCGCGCGTGA
- a CDS encoding aminotransferase class I/II-fold pyridoxal phosphate-dependent enzyme has product MTLEITGRSAAEIAASVRERIERGALRPGDPLPSVRTLADELGVNRNTAVAAYRQLTLAGLVETRGRGGTRVVDRAPTAQEGFTPDSVLRDVATGNPDPALIPDPATALAGVAGHRVLYGEPVIDPGLERWADAWMRADLAPSEVRLTITSGAADAVERLLAQALVRDDAVALEDPCFLTSIHTVRMGGYRPVPVPVDDEGMTVAGLRAALDQGVRALVCTPRAQNPTGASLSERRAAELREMLREHPYVLVIEDDHFSMLSRSPFRSVIGPDHQRWALVRSVSKFLGPDMCLAVTASDAETAERLAMRLSPGTTWVSHLLQRLTLALVSDPGVAAGIARAGGHYAARNAAFAARLTALGIPARAGDGLNLWVALPVPAREVSTHLMRRGWLARTGDEFSLGSVPTTHRLRLTVHDLSDEDAGRLAADIAAAVDTAAASAGGRRARTEVG; this is encoded by the coding sequence ATGACCCTCGAGATCACCGGCCGATCGGCCGCGGAGATCGCCGCCAGCGTGCGCGAGCGAATCGAGCGGGGCGCGCTGCGGCCGGGCGATCCCCTCCCCTCGGTGCGCACGCTCGCCGACGAGCTCGGGGTCAACCGCAACACCGCTGTCGCCGCCTATCGGCAGCTCACCCTCGCCGGCCTCGTCGAGACTCGCGGGCGCGGAGGGACCCGTGTGGTCGACCGCGCCCCCACCGCGCAGGAGGGCTTCACCCCCGACAGCGTGCTGCGCGACGTGGCGACCGGCAATCCGGACCCCGCGCTGATCCCCGACCCGGCCACGGCGCTCGCCGGGGTCGCCGGCCATCGTGTGCTCTACGGCGAGCCCGTCATCGATCCGGGCCTCGAGCGCTGGGCCGACGCCTGGATGCGGGCCGACCTGGCGCCGTCCGAGGTGCGCTTGACGATCACGAGCGGCGCCGCGGACGCGGTCGAGCGGCTTCTCGCCCAGGCCCTCGTGCGCGACGACGCCGTCGCTCTCGAGGACCCGTGCTTCCTGACCAGCATCCACACCGTCCGCATGGGCGGGTACCGTCCCGTCCCCGTGCCGGTCGATGACGAGGGGATGACCGTCGCGGGTCTCCGCGCGGCGCTCGACCAGGGCGTGCGCGCGCTCGTGTGCACCCCGCGCGCCCAGAACCCGACGGGCGCCAGCCTGAGCGAGCGCCGGGCCGCCGAGCTGCGGGAGATGCTGCGCGAGCACCCCTACGTGCTGGTGATCGAGGACGACCACTTCTCGATGCTCTCGCGCTCGCCGTTCCGCTCGGTGATCGGGCCCGATCACCAGCGGTGGGCGCTCGTGCGCTCCGTGTCCAAATTCCTCGGCCCCGACATGTGCCTCGCCGTCACGGCCTCGGACGCCGAGACCGCGGAGCGCCTGGCGATGCGGCTCTCCCCCGGCACCACCTGGGTCAGCCACCTGCTGCAGCGCCTGACGCTCGCGCTCGTCAGCGATCCCGGGGTCGCGGCCGGCATCGCCCGCGCCGGCGGCCACTACGCCGCCCGCAACGCAGCCTTCGCCGCGCGCCTCACAGCGCTCGGCATCCCGGCCCGTGCCGGTGACGGGCTGAACCTGTGGGTGGCCCTGCCCGTCCCGGCCCGCGAGGTCTCGACGCACCTGATGCGCCGGGGCTGGCTCGCGCGCACCGGCGACGAGTTCTCGCTCGGGTCCGTACCGACCACGCATCGCCTCCGGCTCACCGTGCACGACCTCAGCGACGAGGACGCGGGCCGCCTGGCCGCCGACATCGCGGCGGCCGTCGACACTGCCGCCGCCTCGGCCGGCGGGCGCCGGGCGCGCACCGAGGTGGGATGA
- the yajC gene encoding preprotein translocase subunit YajC, protein MDPLTIVMLGILGLLVFFMFRNSRKRKQEMEELQLKMVPGAEVMTNFGLFGTLVDLDEENNVATIETSPGSTVRVHRQTLARVIEDEPVVDDAADTADAPVEEAPQLNTSSLDAPAEKPKRTKKSES, encoded by the coding sequence ATGGATCCGTTGACCATCGTCATGCTGGGCATCCTCGGCCTGCTCGTCTTCTTCATGTTCCGCAACTCGCGGAAGCGGAAGCAGGAGATGGAGGAGCTGCAACTCAAGATGGTGCCCGGTGCCGAGGTCATGACCAACTTCGGTCTCTTCGGAACCCTCGTCGACCTCGACGAGGAGAACAACGTCGCCACGATCGAGACGAGCCCCGGAAGCACCGTGCGCGTGCACCGGCAGACCCTCGCCCGCGTCATCGAGGACGAGCCCGTCGTCGACGACGCCGCGGACACCGCCGACGCTCCCGTCGAGGAGGCTCCCCAGCTCAACACCTCGAGCCTCGACGCCCCGGCCGAGAAGCCGAAGCGCACCAAGAAGTCCGAGAGCTAG
- the pdxS gene encoding pyridoxal 5'-phosphate synthase lyase subunit PdxS, translating into MSTAETGSSRVKRGLAEMLKGGVIMDVVTAEQARIAEDAGAVAVMALERVPADIRAQGGVARMSDPDLIDEIIAAVSIPVMAKARIGHFVEAQVLQSLGVDYIDESEVLSPADYVNHIDKWPFTVPFVCGATNLGEALRRITEGAAMIRSKGEAGTGDVSEATKHIRTILGEIRALSAKTPDEWYVAAKELQAPYELVAEVAQTGKLPVVLFTAGGVATPADAALMMQLGADGVFVGSGIFKSGNPAARAAAIVKATAGYTDPAIIAEASRGLGEAMVGINVADLPAPHRLAERGW; encoded by the coding sequence ATGAGCACTGCCGAGACCGGCTCGAGCCGCGTGAAGCGCGGCCTCGCCGAGATGCTGAAGGGCGGCGTGATCATGGACGTCGTCACCGCCGAGCAGGCGCGGATCGCCGAGGACGCCGGCGCCGTCGCCGTCATGGCGCTCGAGCGGGTTCCCGCGGACATCCGCGCTCAGGGCGGCGTCGCCCGCATGAGCGACCCCGACCTCATCGACGAGATCATCGCCGCCGTCTCGATCCCCGTCATGGCGAAGGCCCGCATCGGACACTTCGTCGAAGCGCAGGTGCTGCAGTCGCTCGGCGTCGACTACATCGACGAGTCCGAGGTGCTCAGCCCCGCCGACTACGTCAACCACATCGACAAGTGGCCCTTCACCGTGCCCTTCGTCTGCGGCGCCACCAACCTCGGCGAGGCCCTCCGTCGCATCACGGAAGGTGCCGCGATGATCCGCTCGAAGGGCGAGGCCGGCACCGGCGACGTCTCCGAGGCGACCAAGCACATCCGCACGATCCTCGGCGAGATCCGGGCTCTCTCGGCCAAGACGCCCGACGAGTGGTACGTCGCGGCCAAGGAGCTCCAGGCGCCGTACGAGCTCGTGGCCGAGGTCGCCCAGACCGGGAAGCTTCCCGTCGTGCTGTTCACCGCGGGCGGCGTCGCCACGCCCGCTGACGCCGCGCTCATGATGCAGCTCGGTGCCGACGGCGTCTTCGTCGGCTCCGGCATCTTCAAGTCGGGCAACCCGGCCGCGCGCGCCGCCGCGATCGTCAAGGCGACCGCCGGGTACACCGACCCCGCGATCATCGCGGAGGCGTCGCGCGGGCTCGGCGAGGCCATGGTCGGCATCAACGTCGCTGACCTGCCCGCGCCGCACCGCCTCGCCGAGCGTGGCTGGTAG
- the ruvC gene encoding crossover junction endodeoxyribonuclease RuvC → MLRVLGVDPGLTRCGVGIVDIGPTRRAALVAVTVIETAADLPLERRLLAIADGVEALLDEHRPDAVALERVFAQHNVRTVMGTAQASGVVLRAAAARGLTVTLHTPTEVKAAVTGHGGADKKQVTAMVQRILRLDAPPRPADAADALALAICHGWRGASAPAAGSAARSATGRALTPAQEAWRAAEKTARARRLDG, encoded by the coding sequence GTGCTGCGGGTGCTCGGTGTCGACCCCGGCCTCACCCGCTGCGGGGTGGGCATCGTCGACATCGGGCCGACGCGGCGGGCCGCGCTGGTCGCGGTCACGGTGATCGAGACGGCCGCGGATCTGCCGCTCGAGCGGCGCCTGCTCGCCATCGCCGACGGCGTCGAGGCTCTGCTCGACGAGCACCGGCCCGATGCGGTCGCCCTGGAGCGGGTCTTCGCCCAGCACAATGTGCGCACCGTGATGGGCACGGCGCAGGCGAGCGGTGTCGTGCTCCGCGCGGCCGCGGCGCGCGGGCTCACCGTCACGCTGCACACCCCGACCGAGGTGAAGGCGGCCGTCACCGGCCACGGTGGCGCCGACAAGAAGCAGGTCACGGCGATGGTCCAGCGCATTCTGCGACTGGATGCTCCGCCCCGGCCCGCGGACGCCGCCGATGCTCTCGCCCTCGCCATCTGCCACGGTTGGCGCGGCGCGAGCGCGCCCGCAGCGGGGTCGGCGGCGAGGTCGGCGACCGGGCGCGCGCTCACGCCCGCGCAGGAGGCGTGGCGCGCGGCCGAGAAGACGGCCCGCGCCCGTAGGCTCGACGGGTGA
- a CDS encoding YebC/PmpR family DNA-binding transcriptional regulator — protein sequence MSGHSKWATTKHKKAVIDARRAKSFAKLIKNIEVAAKIGGPDISGNPTLADAIQKAKKTSVPNDNIDRAVKRGAGLTGESIDYQSIMYEGYGPGGIALLIECLTDNRNRAAAEVRTAMSRNGGTMADPGSVAYNFSRKGVIAITKTDGVTEDDILMAVLDAGAEEVIDQGGGFEVVTEPSQLVAARTALQEAGLDYDSAEAEFLANVKIEADAETARKLFKLIDAVDDLDDVQNVYTNVSLSDAVRAELDADDE from the coding sequence ATGTCCGGCCATTCCAAGTGGGCGACCACCAAGCACAAGAAGGCCGTCATCGACGCCCGTCGTGCCAAGTCGTTCGCCAAGCTCATCAAGAACATCGAGGTCGCCGCGAAGATCGGCGGCCCCGACATCTCGGGCAACCCCACGCTCGCCGACGCCATCCAGAAGGCGAAGAAGACCAGCGTTCCGAACGACAACATCGACCGCGCCGTCAAGCGCGGCGCCGGGCTCACCGGCGAGTCGATCGACTACCAGTCGATCATGTACGAGGGCTACGGCCCCGGCGGCATCGCGCTGCTCATCGAGTGCCTCACCGACAACCGCAACCGTGCCGCCGCCGAGGTGCGCACGGCGATGTCGCGCAACGGCGGCACCATGGCCGACCCGGGCAGCGTCGCCTACAACTTCAGCCGCAAGGGCGTGATCGCGATCACGAAGACCGACGGCGTGACCGAGGACGACATCCTCATGGCCGTGCTCGACGCGGGCGCCGAGGAGGTCATCGACCAGGGCGGCGGCTTCGAGGTCGTCACCGAGCCCTCGCAGCTGGTCGCGGCCCGCACGGCGCTGCAGGAGGCCGGACTCGACTACGACTCGGCCGAGGCGGAGTTCCTCGCCAACGTCAAGATCGAGGCCGACGCTGAGACCGCCCGAAAGCTGTTCAAGCTCATCGATGCCGTCGACGACCTCGACGACGTGCAGAACGTGTACACGAACGTGTCGCTGAGCGACGCGGTGCGCGCCGAGCTCGACGCCGACGACGAGTAG
- the pdxT gene encoding pyridoxal 5'-phosphate synthase glutaminase subunit PdxT gives MAGSALPPVGVFALQGDVREHVAVLRGLGADVREVRTPAQLAEVAGLVIPGGESSVMDKLSRLFGLREPLRQRIADGMPVYGTCAGMIMLADRVLDAIEGQLTLGGLDVTVRRNAFGTQLDSFETDLAMPALGELPVHAVFIRAPVVVDAGPDVTVLSALDDGRIVAVEQGRLLATAFHPEVAGETRFHERFLAHVAAAS, from the coding sequence GTGGCTGGTAGCGCGCTCCCGCCCGTCGGGGTCTTCGCCCTCCAGGGCGACGTGCGCGAGCACGTCGCCGTGCTCCGCGGGCTCGGGGCCGACGTGCGCGAGGTGCGCACGCCGGCCCAGCTCGCGGAGGTCGCCGGCCTGGTGATCCCCGGCGGCGAGTCGAGCGTGATGGACAAGCTCAGCCGACTGTTCGGTCTGCGCGAGCCGCTGCGGCAGCGCATCGCCGATGGGATGCCCGTCTACGGCACGTGCGCGGGCATGATCATGCTCGCCGATCGTGTGCTCGATGCGATCGAGGGGCAGCTGACGCTCGGCGGGCTCGACGTCACGGTGCGGCGCAACGCCTTCGGCACCCAGCTCGACTCGTTCGAGACCGACCTCGCGATGCCCGCGCTCGGGGAGCTCCCCGTGCACGCCGTGTTCATCCGCGCGCCGGTCGTGGTCGATGCCGGGCCCGATGTCACCGTGCTCTCGGCTCTCGACGACGGCCGGATCGTCGCCGTCGAGCAGGGGCGCTTGCTCGCCACCGCCTTCCATCCCGAGGTGGCGGGGGAGACCCGGTTCCACGAGCGGTTCCTCGCGCACGTGGCCGCCGCGTCCTGA